A genomic region of Pseudomonadota bacterium contains the following coding sequences:
- a CDS encoding 2-ketoglutarate oxidoreductase subunit delta, protein MTGKKQAGNKTENGPDDYWDIKTDLKNKKTKLFNQVIFRDWCKACGICIAFCPKEVFVRDNEGKPVAQKPADCIGCLFCELHCPDFAITIHERYPDRRRKNNGEK, encoded by the coding sequence ATGACTGGAAAAAAACAGGCCGGCAACAAAACAGAGAACGGCCCTGATGATTACTGGGACATAAAGACCGACCTGAAAAATAAAAAGACGAAGCTTTTTAATCAGGTAATTTTCCGTGACTGGTGCAAAGCCTGCGGCATCTGTATCGCTTTCTGCCCCAAAGAGGTTTTCGTTCGCGACAATGAAGGAAAACCTGTGGCCCAAAAACCTGCTGATTGTATAGGATGTCTTTTCTGCGAACTCCATTGTCCTGATTTCGCCATTACCATCCATGAACGCTATCCGGACCGCAGGAGGAAAAACAATGGCGAAAAATAA
- a CDS encoding 2-oxoacid:acceptor oxidoreductase subunit alpha gives MAKNKSPEKVLLQGNEAIVEGALAAGCRFFAGYPITPASEISELMSVRLPQLDGTFIQMEDEIASMGAIIGASLAGVKSMTATSGPGFSLMQENLGFACITETPCVIVNVMRGGPSTGLATNPSQGDVMQARWGTHGDHPIIVLAVSSVRDCFDLTVIAFNLSEKYRVPVIILSDEIVAHTREILNIPAANTIAVVDRIHPNTPPEWFIPYEDNSRGVPPMASMGDGYRHHITGLIHDPKGFPTQNPKEIEAFLKRLFRKITTGFYEIQITKSILMEDAEIAVIAYGSVTRSAHRAVVKAREHNIKAGLIQLVTLFPFPKNAVDIILRQCRAALVPEMNVGQISREVKRVNSHGCHIVKLNRIDGQTITPDEIYAKLKDM, from the coding sequence ATGGCGAAAAATAAATCCCCTGAAAAAGTCCTTCTTCAGGGAAATGAGGCGATTGTCGAAGGCGCCCTTGCCGCCGGCTGTCGGTTCTTTGCCGGATACCCCATAACCCCGGCCTCGGAAATCAGTGAACTGATGTCCGTCCGCCTTCCTCAACTGGATGGCACCTTCATCCAGATGGAGGATGAAATTGCCAGTATGGGCGCGATAATCGGCGCTTCCCTTGCCGGTGTAAAAAGCATGACCGCAACCAGCGGCCCGGGATTCTCCCTGATGCAGGAAAACTTAGGCTTTGCCTGCATCACCGAAACCCCGTGCGTCATTGTAAATGTCATGCGCGGCGGCCCCAGCACCGGACTGGCAACCAATCCCTCCCAGGGCGATGTCATGCAGGCCCGCTGGGGAACCCACGGCGACCACCCGATTATCGTGCTTGCGGTCTCCTCGGTGAGAGATTGTTTTGATCTAACCGTCATCGCCTTTAATCTTTCTGAAAAATACCGGGTACCGGTGATTATTCTTTCCGACGAAATCGTTGCCCACACCCGGGAGATCCTCAATATTCCAGCAGCAAACACCATCGCGGTGGTGGACCGCATTCATCCAAACACTCCTCCTGAGTGGTTCATCCCCTATGAAGATAACAGTCGAGGCGTGCCGCCCATGGCCTCCATGGGAGACGGTTACCGGCATCATATCACCGGACTGATCCATGATCCGAAAGGGTTTCCCACTCAGAACCCCAAGGAAATTGAAGCCTTTTTAAAACGGCTGTTTCGGAAAATCACCACTGGCTTTTATGAAATCCAGATCACCAAATCAATTTTAATGGAAGATGCGGAGATCGCGGTTATCGCCTATGGTTCGGTTACCAGATCGGCGCACCGGGCGGTGGTTAAGGCCCGTGAACATAATATCAAGGCCGGACTTATCCAACTGGTCACCCTGTTTCCGTTTCCGAAAAATGCGGTTGACATCATCCTCCGCCAATGCCGGGCCGCCCTGGTGCCTGAGATGAATGTCGGCCAGATCAGCCGGGAAGTGAAAAGGGTAAACTCCCATGGTTGTCATATTGTGAAGTTAAACCGCATTGACGGCCAGACCATTACCCCGGATGAAATTTATGCCAAACTCAAAGATATGTAA
- a CDS encoding 2-oxoacid:ferredoxin oxidoreductase subunit beta: protein MLNNSEKFSHDYLRHDKKFPHVWCPGCGNGIVLGSLIRAIDSLEMAKDDIVLASGIGCSGRLPVYVDFNTLHTTHGRALTFATGIKLANPSLNVIAVMGDGDATAIGGNHFIHAARRNLDLTAIIINNQIYGMTGGQYSPTTPYGSKASTALYGNIEHAFSIAELAVTAGASFVARGTVFHVKLLDKLIAQAIRKKGFSVIEVMSNCHVQYGRRNNMGDPVTMMKWLRDSAKNIKPDGSMDSESEGGSFTIGVLADLEKPDYIEEYARIRQKAKELKQ, encoded by the coding sequence ATGCTGAATAACAGTGAGAAATTTTCCCATGATTATTTAAGGCATGACAAGAAATTCCCCCATGTCTGGTGTCCGGGCTGCGGCAACGGTATAGTTCTCGGCTCTTTAATCCGCGCCATCGACAGCCTGGAAATGGCCAAGGATGATATCGTTCTGGCTTCGGGAATCGGCTGTTCCGGGAGATTGCCGGTGTATGTCGATTTCAACACCCTGCACACGACCCACGGCCGGGCCCTTACCTTTGCAACCGGTATTAAGCTTGCCAACCCTTCCCTCAACGTCATTGCGGTAATGGGTGACGGCGACGCCACCGCAATCGGCGGCAATCATTTCATTCATGCGGCAAGGCGAAACCTTGATCTTACCGCCATCATAATCAATAACCAGATCTACGGGATGACCGGCGGACAATATTCCCCGACAACACCTTACGGCAGCAAGGCCTCGACTGCTCTTTACGGCAATATCGAGCATGCCTTTTCCATTGCAGAACTTGCAGTTACTGCCGGCGCTTCTTTTGTTGCAAGAGGCACGGTATTTCACGTAAAGCTTCTTGATAAACTCATTGCCCAGGCAATCCGGAAAAAAGGCTTCAGCGTTATCGAGGTAATGTCCAACTGCCATGTCCAGTATGGCCGCAGGAACAATATGGGAGATCCGGTCACCATGATGAAGTGGCTACGGGACAGTGCAAAAAACATCAAGCCGGATGGCAGCATGGATTCTGAAAGCGAGGGCGGGTCTTTCACCATCGGCGTCCTTGCCGACCTGGAAAAACCTGATTATATCGAAGAATATGCCAGGATTCGTCAAAAGGCCAAGGAACTGAAACAGTGA
- a CDS encoding 2-oxoacid:acceptor oxidoreductase family protein — protein sequence MRLSGSGGQGIILAAVILAEAFGVHDNKYVCQTQSYGPEARGGKSKAEVVVSDHPIDYPKAIKLDFLLAMNQESCDAYFFDFKPNGILLVDSTFVTQIPTSRSVAIPFTRIARDKFKKEIVANMIALGAIGQLCSLISLPKLEKAVLARAPGDTKELNRKALKEGIRAAKKIDLASLPRSINPEEEEEI from the coding sequence ATCCGCCTGAGCGGCTCAGGCGGCCAGGGAATTATTCTTGCTGCAGTGATTCTGGCCGAGGCCTTTGGAGTACATGACAACAAATACGTCTGCCAGACCCAGAGTTACGGCCCTGAAGCCAGAGGCGGCAAAAGCAAGGCCGAGGTCGTGGTCAGCGACCACCCCATTGACTACCCCAAGGCGATAAAACTCGATTTCCTCCTGGCCATGAACCAGGAATCATGTGATGCCTACTTCTTTGATTTCAAGCCCAACGGCATATTGCTGGTCGATTCCACCTTTGTAACCCAGATCCCCACCAGCCGTTCGGTTGCCATTCCTTTCACCCGGATCGCCAGAGACAAATTCAAAAAGGAAATTGTCGCCAATATGATTGCCCTGGGCGCAATAGGACAATTGTGCTCACTGATATCCCTGCCGAAACTTGAAAAAGCCGTTCTTGCAAGGGCGCCCGGCGACACCAAGGAATTAAATCGCAAGGCGCTTAAAGAGGGAATAAGGGCGGCAAAGAAAATTGATCTTGCTTCCCTGCCCCGATCGATAAATCCTGAGGAAGAGGAAGAAATATAA